A single region of the Xiphias gladius isolate SHS-SW01 ecotype Sanya breed wild chromosome 17, ASM1685928v1, whole genome shotgun sequence genome encodes:
- the plp1b gene encoding proteolipid protein 1b, giving the protein MGCYDCCIRCIGAVPYPSLVATLLCYAGMALFCGCGHEALAQTEVLVETYFARSVQDYEVMASFIKYFQYVIYGLASFFFLYGILLLAEGFYTTSAVKQTFGEFRSTQCGRCLSLTFIIVTYILAFIWLAVFAFTAIPVFFLFNMEQTCHNINILAETTPSINQHGWICMDARQYGLLPWNAMPGKACGMTLASICKTSEFYVTYDLYIAAFAGAGVTLLALFLYLVATTYNYAVLRFLGRKGIR; this is encoded by the exons GTTGTTATGATTGCTGTATCCGGTGCATTGGGGCAGTGCCCTACCCATCCCTGGTGGCCACCTTGCTATGCTATGCTGGCATGGCATTATTTTGTGGCTGTGGGCACGAAGCGTTGGCCCAGACCGAAGTACTCGTCGAGACTTACTTCGCCCGCAGCGTTCAGGACTATGAGGTCATGGCCTCCTT TATCAAATATTTCCAGTATGTGATCTATGGCCTAgcatcatttttcttcctctacgGCATCCTGCTGCTGGCTGAGGGTTTCTACACCACGAGCGCTGTCAAGCAGACCTTTGGTGAATTCAGGAGCACCCAATGTGGCCGCTGCCTCAGCCTGACG TTTATCATAGTGACGTACATCTTGGCCTTCATCTGGCTGGCCGTGTTTGCCTTCACTGCCATACCAGTCTTCTTCCTGTTCAACATGGAGCAGACTTGCCACAACATCAACATCCTGGCTGAAACAACCCCCAGTATTAATCAGCATGGCTGGATTTGCATGGACGCCAGGCAGTATG GTCTTCTTCCTTGGAACGCAATGCCAGGCAAGGCTTGTGGAATGACCTTAGCATCTATTTGCAAAACCAGCGAA TTCTACGTCACCTATGACTTGTACATAGCTGCATTTGCTGGTGCCGGGGTCACTCTCTTAGCACTG